One region of Pseudomonas glycinae genomic DNA includes:
- a CDS encoding pilus assembly protein PilM yields MLGLFNKKANTLLGIDISSTSVKLLELSRQGERYRVEAYAVEPLPANAVVEKNIAELEGVGQALSRVLVKARTGLKTVAVAVAGSAVITKVIEMDAGLSDDELENQLKIEADQYIPYPLDEVAIDFEVQGVSPRNPERVNVLLAACRKENVEVREAALALAGLTARVVDVEAYALERSFGLLAKQLAASQERLTVAVVDIGATMTTLSVLHNGRIIYTREQLFGGRQLTEEIQRRYGLTLEQAGLAKKQGGLPDDYVSEVLQPFREALVQQVSRSLQFFFASGQYNAVDHILLAGGTASVPGLDRLIEERLNTPTQVANPFSDMALSSKVNAGALASDAPALMIACGLALRSFD; encoded by the coding sequence GTGCTAGGACTCTTCAATAAAAAGGCCAATACGTTACTGGGGATCGACATCAGCTCCACGTCGGTGAAGCTACTGGAGCTGAGCCGTCAGGGGGAGCGCTACCGGGTCGAGGCGTACGCGGTGGAGCCGTTGCCGGCGAACGCCGTGGTCGAAAAGAACATCGCCGAACTCGAGGGCGTCGGCCAGGCACTGTCCCGGGTGCTGGTCAAGGCGCGTACCGGGCTGAAAACCGTGGCGGTGGCCGTGGCGGGCTCGGCGGTGATCACCAAGGTCATCGAGATGGACGCCGGGCTGTCCGACGACGAGCTGGAAAACCAGCTCAAGATCGAAGCCGATCAATACATTCCCTATCCGCTGGACGAGGTCGCCATCGACTTCGAAGTCCAGGGCGTTTCGCCGCGCAACCCCGAACGGGTCAACGTGCTGCTGGCCGCCTGTCGCAAGGAAAACGTCGAAGTCCGCGAAGCGGCGCTCGCTCTCGCCGGGCTGACCGCGCGGGTGGTAGATGTAGAGGCGTATGCGCTGGAGCGCTCGTTCGGCCTGCTGGCCAAGCAACTGGCGGCTTCCCAGGAGCGCCTGACGGTGGCCGTGGTCGACATCGGCGCCACCATGACCACCCTCAGCGTCCTGCACAACGGCCGGATCATCTACACCCGCGAACAACTGTTCGGCGGTCGACAGCTGACCGAGGAAATCCAGCGCCGTTACGGCCTGACCCTTGAGCAGGCGGGGCTCGCCAAGAAGCAGGGCGGCCTGCCGGACGACTACGTCAGTGAGGTGCTGCAGCCATTTCGCGAGGCGCTGGTGCAGCAGGTGTCGCGCTCCCTGCAGTTCTTTTTCGCCTCCGGCCAGTACAACGCTGTCGACCACATTCTGCTGGCCGGTGGCACGGCGTCGGTGCCCGGCCTCGACCGGCTGATCGAAGAGCGCCTGAACACCCCGACCCAGGTTGCCAACCCGTTTTCCGACATGGCCTTGAGCAGCAAGGTCAACGCCGGGGCCCTGGCGAGCGATGCGCCGGCCCTGATGATTGCCTGCGGGCTCGCGCTCAGGAGTTTCGACTGA
- a CDS encoding PilN domain-containing protein, which translates to MARINLLPWREERREERRKRFLLVLTGVVVGSVGAVLIADQIISAAIARQVVRNDYIGKQIAVVDERIKQISELKAHRQQLVERMRIIQDLQGNRQISGRIFDQLARTLPDGVYFTDVKMVGKTLSISGAAESNNRVSDLMRNLDASDWFDAPNLNEVKATTAGQVDQANVFQLTVRQTRPRIEEDDQ; encoded by the coding sequence ATGGCGCGGATCAACCTTTTACCCTGGCGCGAGGAGCGTCGCGAAGAACGGCGCAAACGCTTCCTGCTGGTCTTGACCGGTGTGGTGGTCGGTTCGGTGGGGGCGGTGCTCATTGCCGATCAGATCATCAGCGCCGCCATCGCCCGGCAGGTCGTGCGCAATGACTACATCGGCAAGCAGATCGCCGTGGTCGACGAGCGGATCAAACAGATCAGCGAGCTCAAGGCCCATCGCCAGCAACTGGTGGAGCGCATGCGCATCATCCAGGACTTGCAGGGCAACCGGCAGATCAGCGGGCGGATCTTCGATCAGCTGGCGCGCACCTTGCCCGATGGGGTGTATTTCACCGACGTGAAAATGGTCGGCAAGACCCTGTCGATCAGCGGCGCGGCGGAGTCCAACAATCGGGTGTCCGACCTGATGCGCAACCTCGATGCCTCCGACTGGTTCGATGCGCCCAACCTCAATGAAGTGAAAGCCACCACCGCTGGCCAGGTGGATCAGGCCAACGTCTTTCAGCT